The following proteins are co-located in the Cydia fagiglandana chromosome 2, ilCydFagi1.1, whole genome shotgun sequence genome:
- the LOC134679715 gene encoding myb/SANT-like DNA-binding domain-containing protein 4, with product MCDKKRERSSNFAISEISLLTELVSKYKLIIENKKTDAVTNKDKEAAWNSIAQTFNAASSASTVRTAKTLKLKYEGIKKSAKKKMTAHRQELYRTGGGPSTAPKIGVIEDKVLSICANISGLDARNDSDNFTDKPDETVEEILNANGVADLTFETTATLPDHEAVETPIMMELEFTDGDDNHDKENITDDLNSTFKSETLKDSQNKWASWNPKALKTKVSQALKPSKGSVTTKLDQLSAERLELVQLQKEVVRNQLRYELEEHQLKMQNLRAEEERKLELHQLMVDTMKRK from the exons atgtgtgATAAGAAACGTGAACGTAGTTCCAACTTTGCTATTTCCGAAATTTCATTACTAACGGAATTAGTGTCCAAGTATAAGTTAAtcatagaaaataaaaaaaccgacgCCGTCACTAACAAAGACAAAGAAGCGGCATGGAATTCTATTGCGCAGACTTTTAATGCTGCCTCTAGTGCTTCGACGGTTAGGACCGCAAAAACCTTGAAGCTAAAGTATGAGGGAATTAAAAAATCCGCCAAGAAAAAAATGACCGCACACAGGCAGGAGTTGTACCGAACAGGCGGCGGGCCTTCTACAGCTCCAAAGATTGGTGTGATAGAGGACAAAGTCCTGTCAATATGTGCCAATATATCTGGGTTAGATGCTCGGAATGACAGCGATAACTTTACAG ATAAACCTGATGAAACTGTTGAGGAGATATTAAATGCAAATGGTGTGGCTGATTTGACATTTGAAACAACAG CTACTCTACCAGATCATGAAGCAGTTGAGACACCCATCATGATGGAGTTAGAGTTTACCGATGGGGATG ATAACCATGACAAAGAAAACATCACAGATGATTTAAACAGCACTTTTAAAAGTGAAACTTTAAAag attCACAAAACAAATGGGCATCGTGGAACCCTAAGGCGCTGAAAACAAAAGTTTCACAGGCCCTGAAACCGTCTAAAGGCAGTGTCACAACTAAATTGGACCAACTAAGTGCAGAACGGCTAGAGCTGGTGCAATTACAAAAGGAGGTTGTGAGAAACCAACTCCGTTATGAATTAGAGGAACATCAATTAAAGATGCAAAATCTAAGAGCCGAAGAAGAAAGAAAGCTAGAATTGCATCAACTAATGGTTGATACTATGAaaaggaaataa
- the LOC134679716 gene encoding putative nuclease HARBI1, which produces MQQLLLTLRFYATGSFYITVGDFGGIHNSTMCKIIKRVTEAIAALRPDFISLPKSREEILAVQQDFYKIARFPRVIAALDCSQVKTISPGGDNAEIYRNRKGYFSLNVQAMCNANLQFLDIVTRWPGSTHDSLIFANSAAKYQCDNHTFGNGIVLGDSGYFLNNYLLTPLSNPLTRAEQLYNESHIRTRNVIERTFGIWKRRFPVLSIGLRCKIPLAQDIIVATAILHNLARTQNEGEPPTDLEVQVPPQLVIPVSELAGDERGRNSRTRDAMITYFGSLAGN; this is translated from the coding sequence ATGCAACAACTGCTCCTGACCTTAAGGTTTTATGCAACAGGGAGTTTTTATATAACGGTTGGAGATTTTGGCGGTATTCACAACTCAACAATgtgcaaaattataaaaagagTGACTGAAGCCATTGCTGCACTGAGACCAGACTTCATTTCACTACCAAAGTCCCGCGAGGAAATACTTGCCGTACAAcaagatttttataaaatagCTAGGTTTCCAAGAGTTATTGCCGCTCTGGATTGTTCGCAGGTAAAAACAATTTCACCAGGTGGCGATAATGCAGAAATTTACAGGAACAGAAAAGGCTACTTTTCTTTAAATGTGCAAGCAATGTGCAATGCCAATTTGCAATTTTTGGACATTGTTACACGATGGCCAGGGTCAACTCATGACAGTTTGATATTCGCAAATTCTGCTGCTAAATATCAGTGTGACAATCATACTTTTGGCAATGGCATTGTCTTGGGTGATAGtggatattttttaaataactatttattaacTCCACTTAGCAATCCTTTGACTCGAGCCGAACAGTTATACAATGAATCTCACATCAGAACGAGAAATGTGATTGAGAGAACATTTGGCATATGGAAAAGAAGATTCCCAGTTTTGAGTATTGGATTAAGGTGCAAAATACCTTTAGCCCAAGACATCATTGTTGCTACTGCAATATTGCACAATTTAGCTCGCACACAAAATGAAGGAGAACCACCGACAGACCTTGAGGTTCAAGTTCCACCGCAGTTAGTGATTCCAGTGTCTGAACTTGCCGGAGATGAAAGAGGCAGAAACTCCAGGACTAGGGATGCCATGATTACATATTTTGGATCTCTAGCAGGCAATTGA
- the LOC134679556 gene encoding uncharacterized protein LOC134679556: MGETTAPSTTTTTPPTVSVPRTMDSTVNAVGVKVPPFWPEEPALWFAQLEGQFSLANIVADSTKFYHVVSNLEHKYAAEVKDIITKPPATEKYDKLKTELVYRLSVSKDKRVEELVSQAELGNRKPSQFLRHLRDLAGTDLSDDFLRSIWAKRLPPHVQTVIATMSDATLDKVAALADRVNDIVVHTPHVAEASGSAVPVLVPSSVPSTMEERLNRRIDDLVRQVAALATGNSRGRATTRSRSRGRHSSRSRSRAGSSGRCWYHDRFGPRATKCRAPCSWTEGNASGGH, encoded by the coding sequence ATGGGAGAAACGACAGCTCCAAGTACTACTACCACTACTCCGCCGACTGTTAGTGTGCCGAGGACAATGGATTCGACCGTTAATGCAGTTGGCGTTAAAGTTCCGCCATTTTGGCCCGAGGAACCGGCTTTATGGTTTGCCCAGTTGGAGGGCCAGTTTAGTTTGGCGAATATTGTGGCCGACTCGACCAAGTTTTACCATGTCGTGAGCAATCTCGAGCATAAATATGCAGCGGAGGTTAAGGACATAATTACAAAGCCGCCGGCGACGGAAAAATACGACAAACTAAAAACTGAGCTAGTTTACCGATTGTCCGTGTCCAAGGACAAGCGAGTGGAGGAGTTGGTGTCTCAAGCCGAGCTGGGTAATCGTAAGCCCTCGCAGTTTTTGCGACATCTTCGCGACCTGGCCGGTACCGACTTATCGGACGACTTTCTGCGCAGCATATGGGCTAAACGTTTACCGCCGCATGTGCAGACCGTTATTGCCACGATGTCGGATGCCACTTTGGACAAGGTTGCTGCGTTGGCCGATCGGGTGAATGATATTGTGGTACACACACCTCACGTTGCGGAAGCTTCTGGGTCAGCTGTTCCTGTTCTCGTGCCGTCATCTGTACCTAGCACAATGGAAGAGCGTCTCAACCGCCGTATAGATGACCTTGTGCGGCAAGTAGCTGCTTTAGCGACTGGAAATTCCCGTGGGCGAGCTACCACGCGCTCGCGCTCCCGGGGACGTCACAGCTCTCGCTCAAGGAGTCGTGCGGGGAGCAGCGGACGATGCTGGTACCACGACAGATTCGGCCCCCGTGCAACCAAGTGTCGCGCGCCGTGCAGCTGGACCGAGGGAAATGCCAGCGGCGGTCACTAA